A single region of the Gephyromycinifex aptenodytis genome encodes:
- a CDS encoding UvrD-helicase domain-containing protein → MKVEALSGEHSAAAKAKARHAMIIAPPGCGKTEVLAHRADHLIQFLGPNQRILALTFTNRAKTNLHERLRNVLGYARMRRYVTVRNFHGHATEVVLAHGRTIGLDPGGLLLPTTSRLRKALEATGTNVERRRAAEDLLDEVKRAPLSDDEVIDALTKKRDCVGADLALRVEKERQTAKQLHYQDLLRHAQRLLRIPAVGHLYRCHFGAVLVDEFQDLSLQQLDLVRLSCTARQTYAGDPMQGIFSWAGAAPEQVEREVRDSCAEPIMLRESYRASPGVLATVNSVSRSLASTTQLISARPERWPMGGCSAALVVQDRAAEARLVVGLTQQIIERDPTASVGVISRAGWRREDIDRAFTSLPDIPVRRWDLALEDPRVVALIREMVASLPRGATLDVAREAVLDAVDPSDVDTLEQVNDAFAALEQGRSSTAREALSSIRVSDPNQAVGPGVHLLNAHAGKGQEFDWVFVIGLEEGHMPHKKSSHGEALIEEHRVLLVMLSRARHGLVVSRAQMNYGRYGTYAATQSRWWDTIESECTTLAEVEAHIGALPPKGST, encoded by the coding sequence ATGAAGGTCGAGGCGCTCAGCGGGGAGCATTCCGCCGCCGCAAAGGCAAAAGCGCGGCACGCCATGATCATCGCGCCCCCGGGTTGCGGCAAGACCGAAGTTCTAGCGCATCGCGCCGACCACCTGATCCAGTTCCTCGGGCCGAACCAACGCATCCTTGCGCTCACTTTCACCAACCGCGCTAAGACGAATCTCCATGAGCGGCTGCGCAACGTACTCGGCTACGCACGGATGCGCCGCTACGTGACTGTGCGCAACTTCCACGGGCACGCTACCGAAGTCGTCCTCGCCCATGGTCGGACCATCGGTCTGGACCCTGGCGGTCTCCTGCTACCCACGACCAGCAGGCTGCGCAAGGCATTGGAGGCGACGGGGACGAATGTGGAGAGGAGAAGGGCCGCCGAGGACCTTCTTGATGAGGTCAAGCGGGCGCCCCTCTCCGACGATGAAGTCATCGACGCCCTCACGAAGAAGAGGGATTGCGTCGGTGCTGATCTGGCGCTCCGTGTCGAAAAGGAACGCCAGACAGCCAAGCAACTTCACTACCAGGACCTGCTTCGGCACGCCCAGCGATTGCTGCGAATCCCGGCTGTCGGCCATTTGTATCGCTGTCACTTCGGCGCTGTTCTGGTCGATGAGTTCCAAGACCTATCGCTCCAGCAACTTGACCTCGTACGCCTCAGCTGCACAGCGCGGCAGACCTACGCCGGGGACCCGATGCAAGGCATCTTCTCGTGGGCCGGAGCCGCGCCCGAGCAGGTCGAGCGAGAAGTGCGGGACTCGTGTGCCGAGCCCATCATGCTCCGAGAGTCATACCGCGCCTCGCCGGGTGTACTGGCCACCGTCAACTCCGTGAGCAGATCTCTCGCCTCGACAACGCAACTGATCTCCGCAAGACCCGAGCGCTGGCCCATGGGTGGCTGCTCCGCCGCGCTCGTAGTGCAAGACCGGGCCGCTGAGGCTCGTCTTGTGGTCGGCCTGACGCAACAGATCATCGAACGTGACCCAACCGCTTCAGTAGGAGTGATTAGCAGGGCCGGATGGCGTCGCGAGGATATTGACAGGGCGTTCACCTCGCTGCCTGACATCCCCGTGCGAAGGTGGGACCTGGCGCTGGAGGACCCTCGTGTAGTCGCCCTTATCCGGGAGATGGTCGCGTCGCTGCCTCGTGGCGCAACACTCGATGTTGCGCGCGAAGCGGTGCTCGACGCCGTCGATCCTTCTGACGTGGACACCTTGGAACAGGTCAATGATGCCTTCGCCGCCTTGGAGCAAGGCCGGTCCAGCACTGCCCGAGAAGCGCTGAGTTCGATCCGCGTGTCCGACCCGAATCAGGCGGTCGGTCCTGGAGTGCACCTTCTCAATGCTCATGCCGGTAAGGGACAAGAGTTCGACTGGGTGTTCGTCATCGGCCTGGAGGAGGGGCACATGCCCCACAAGAAGAGCAGCCACGGCGAAGCGCTGATCGAGGAACATCGCGTTCTGCTCGTCATGCTTTCGCGGGCCCGGCATGGACTCGTCGTCTCGCGAGCGCAAATGAACTATGGCCGGTATGGCACCTACGCGGCAACGCAGAGCAGGTGGTGGGACACCATCGAAAGCGAGTGCACCACCTTGGCTGAGGTTGAGGCCCACATCGGTGCGCTACCTCCGAAAGGCTCAACCTGA
- a CDS encoding ATP-dependent nuclease, whose protein sequence is MRISRVTIKNHSRVRDLDLELRRHAVIVGANDVGKSSILRMLNLALGSSTASLYQALSPSDLRDPQQPLLVDVIWTDFSDKDRAPFPAEISVAEDQESESLWVQMRVEAHPEDDEAVTVRRWFPESGHERVPSREQLEAFGWRYLRATRGASIMEGPMSPVRTLLDAADLGDNEKTLKNLLTQFNEELDANESVGDLLTTVATHLSRAMPRQVEREEFAIRSVADPEKDMLGNVALFLNRDEHQVSLHEQSDGVRQLMAMTLFDLAEGAANVIAIDEPELHLHPTSQRTIADLLSGEGNQKILVTHSPYILHRFEPAEIIAIDRYGTARQIGSSTLSKVEKVRAHWWSPRLLEALAARFVILVEGAADRVIVEAVARALEIDLDRLGAVVVDLDGAEKFRNVFPLLGPDGFGPTLLGLVDRQESGSWIGAFGGKAATIVDKCVFVSDADLEDEYAEALGGPGTARALISGGHCREAAVIQTAGVKVIEDITPEVIAAYCRKDKVSAAVCVGESLTKESAERIGSVARLLHTLEGLDLL, encoded by the coding sequence ATGCGCATATCCAGGGTGACTATAAAAAACCACAGCCGGGTCCGGGACCTGGACCTTGAACTGAGGAGACACGCCGTCATCGTTGGCGCCAACGACGTCGGAAAGTCGTCGATCCTCCGAATGCTGAATCTAGCGCTCGGTTCGTCAACGGCCAGCCTGTACCAGGCCCTGTCCCCAAGCGATCTGCGGGACCCCCAGCAGCCTCTGCTGGTCGATGTCATTTGGACCGACTTCAGCGACAAGGACCGAGCGCCGTTCCCCGCTGAGATCAGTGTGGCTGAGGACCAAGAGAGTGAGTCGCTCTGGGTTCAGATGCGCGTCGAGGCTCACCCCGAGGATGACGAGGCAGTCACGGTGCGGCGGTGGTTCCCCGAAAGCGGACACGAGCGGGTGCCGAGCCGCGAGCAACTGGAAGCCTTCGGCTGGCGCTATCTCAGAGCAACGAGGGGGGCTTCGATCATGGAGGGTCCGATGAGCCCGGTGAGGACGCTCCTCGACGCTGCCGACCTCGGCGACAACGAGAAGACTCTGAAGAACCTGTTGACCCAGTTCAATGAAGAACTGGATGCGAACGAGTCGGTGGGTGACCTCCTAACAACGGTTGCGACCCATCTCAGCCGTGCGATGCCACGCCAAGTGGAGCGGGAGGAGTTCGCCATCCGCAGCGTCGCTGACCCAGAGAAGGACATGCTCGGCAACGTCGCGCTTTTCCTGAACCGTGACGAGCACCAGGTCTCCCTCCATGAGCAGTCGGACGGTGTGCGCCAACTGATGGCGATGACGCTCTTCGACCTCGCGGAAGGGGCTGCGAACGTCATCGCTATTGACGAGCCGGAACTGCACCTTCATCCGACCAGCCAGCGAACGATCGCAGACTTGCTCAGCGGCGAGGGAAACCAGAAGATTCTCGTGACCCACTCGCCCTACATCCTGCACCGCTTTGAGCCGGCCGAAATTATTGCGATAGATCGGTACGGGACCGCCCGCCAGATTGGTTCCAGCACACTATCGAAAGTCGAGAAGGTGCGAGCGCACTGGTGGTCGCCGCGCCTGCTAGAGGCATTAGCAGCGCGGTTCGTGATCCTGGTCGAGGGAGCCGCAGACCGTGTGATCGTGGAGGCTGTTGCGCGCGCCCTGGAAATCGATCTAGACCGGCTGGGGGCGGTCGTAGTGGACCTGGACGGCGCGGAGAAGTTCAGGAATGTCTTCCCACTGCTCGGGCCCGATGGCTTTGGCCCCACCCTTCTTGGCCTGGTGGACCGGCAGGAGAGCGGAAGTTGGATCGGCGCCTTCGGGGGTAAGGCTGCCACCATCGTGGACAAGTGCGTGTTCGTCTCGGATGCAGACTTGGAGGATGAGTATGCCGAGGCGCTGGGCGGTCCGGGCACTGCGCGAGCCCTGATCAGCGGCGGGCACTGCCGGGAAGCCGCTGTAATCCAGACCGCCGGAGTCAAGGTCATCGAGGACATCACTCCAGAAGTGATCGCCGCGTACTGCCGTAAGGACAAGGTATCGGCGGCGGTGTGCGTCGGTGAATCGCTCACCAAGGAATCGGCGGAGAGAATCGGCAGCGTCGCGCGGCTTCTCCACACTCTAGAAGGCCTGGACCTTCTATGA
- a CDS encoding PepSY domain-containing protein: MRRKYVPVLSIVATLGLMTACSSGADSDTAPPAQSPSPVAASTPATAQDSSSNATDEDVVANPPAKGWQDALKAAQEEFDGQVSKIELERRENGGLEYKIELLSAADKFAVQYDANTLSKLSEKRDDLGDDATKKRAKIFDPDSLIDVQQAADAARKQQDGSIREWKMEGKDSGLVKYEFDIQPAGASDDVEVEINADDGSVIQDS, encoded by the coding sequence ATGCGTCGTAAATATGTGCCCGTTCTATCTATCGTTGCAACTCTCGGTTTAATGACCGCCTGCAGTTCAGGTGCCGATTCCGACACCGCGCCACCGGCGCAGTCCCCGTCGCCAGTTGCAGCCTCAACCCCGGCGACGGCCCAAGATTCTTCGTCGAACGCCACCGATGAGGACGTCGTGGCCAACCCGCCAGCCAAGGGATGGCAGGACGCACTCAAAGCGGCGCAGGAAGAATTCGATGGCCAGGTGAGTAAAATCGAGCTCGAGCGCCGGGAAAACGGTGGACTGGAGTACAAGATCGAACTCCTTTCCGCCGCGGATAAGTTTGCTGTCCAATACGACGCGAACACTTTGTCCAAGCTCTCCGAGAAGCGGGATGACCTGGGCGACGACGCCACGAAGAAGCGCGCCAAGATCTTCGATCCCGACTCGCTCATCGATGTGCAGCAGGCCGCCGATGCCGCGCGCAAGCAGCAGGACGGCAGCATTCGAGAATGGAAGATGGAGGGCAAGGACAGCGGACTGGTTAAGTACGAATTTGATATTCAACCCGCTGGTGCATCCGACGACGTTGAGGTGGAGATCAACGCTGACGACGGATCGGTGATTCAAGACTCCTGA
- a CDS encoding OsmC family protein, with amino-acid sequence MSDQRHAVQVIRTGPGTFEAVNERGARMSMGSGDSADFTPVELLLAAAAGCAGIDVDLITARRAEPEEFSMQASGEKVHDEEGSHLTDVRVAFTVRFPSDEGGDEARQRLPRAIEQSRDRLCTVSRTIALPTSVTMLDATT; translated from the coding sequence ATGAGCGACCAGAGGCATGCTGTCCAGGTAATCCGTACCGGGCCGGGAACGTTCGAGGCAGTCAACGAGCGCGGGGCACGAATGAGCATGGGATCGGGAGACAGTGCCGACTTCACACCTGTGGAGTTGCTGCTGGCCGCCGCCGCGGGCTGCGCAGGGATCGACGTCGACCTCATCACTGCGCGCCGCGCCGAACCGGAGGAGTTTTCGATGCAGGCCTCGGGGGAGAAGGTCCACGACGAGGAGGGCAGCCACCTCACAGATGTGCGGGTGGCATTCACGGTGCGTTTCCCCTCAGATGAAGGCGGAGATGAGGCCAGGCAGCGGCTGCCGCGCGCCATCGAGCAGTCCCGGGACCGACTGTGCACCGTCTCGCGCACCATTGCCCTACCAACTTCGGTAACGATGCTGGACGCCACGACCTGA
- a CDS encoding alpha/beta fold hydrolase: MTATHVPGLLLTDHTIQVPLDHSEPEGEQITLYAREVATRDSSDKPYLVFLQGGPGSEAPRPSGVPSSPPWLARALADYRVLMLDQRGTGASTPFGLDDLKTGTPEQVAARLTHFRADSIVEDAELLRAHLGVQTWSLLGQSFGGFTSLAYLCRYPHSLAEVYITGGLAAVDHSADEVYASTYETMRRKSLAYYRRFPGDRDRMRALLAACNAGEVVLPNGDVVTPRLLRTIGLNLGAIGGLEAVHYLLEADHCSARFRYDLEALLPFGGRNPLYYVLHESSCCNGGATRWSAQRVMPADFQEDLTLFTAEHVFDWHLEDRSELAPYAEVTRLLAEHDWPRLYDADALRQADVPVAAAIYSDDAYVTRAFSEETAALLPRMRAWVTSEYEHNGLRFDGAKVLDRLIALARDETY, translated from the coding sequence ATGACTGCGACCCATGTGCCCGGACTACTGCTCACCGACCACACGATCCAGGTCCCCCTGGACCACAGTGAGCCCGAAGGTGAACAGATCACGCTATACGCACGTGAGGTCGCCACCCGGGACAGCAGCGACAAGCCGTACCTCGTCTTTCTGCAAGGTGGTCCCGGCTCCGAGGCCCCCCGCCCCAGCGGGGTCCCCTCCTCTCCCCCGTGGTTGGCCCGAGCCCTGGCCGACTACCGGGTACTCATGCTCGATCAGCGTGGCACCGGCGCCTCCACCCCGTTCGGGCTCGACGACCTCAAAACAGGGACCCCCGAACAGGTCGCCGCGCGGCTGACCCACTTTCGCGCCGACTCCATCGTCGAAGACGCAGAACTGCTGCGCGCCCACCTCGGTGTGCAGACCTGGAGCCTGCTCGGACAGTCCTTCGGCGGGTTCACCTCACTGGCCTACCTGTGCCGCTACCCGCACAGCCTGGCCGAGGTGTACATCACCGGCGGCCTCGCGGCCGTCGACCACAGCGCCGACGAGGTGTACGCCTCCACCTACGAGACCATGCGCCGTAAATCGCTGGCCTACTACCGGCGCTTCCCTGGCGACCGCGACCGGATGCGCGCTCTTCTGGCGGCCTGCAACGCCGGTGAGGTGGTGTTGCCGAACGGGGACGTGGTCACCCCCCGGCTACTACGCACGATCGGACTCAACCTCGGCGCCATCGGAGGCCTCGAGGCGGTCCACTACCTGCTGGAAGCCGATCACTGCTCCGCACGCTTCCGGTACGACCTGGAGGCGCTGCTGCCCTTCGGCGGGCGCAACCCGCTGTACTACGTGCTGCACGAATCCTCCTGCTGCAACGGCGGGGCCACCCGGTGGAGCGCGCAGCGAGTGATGCCGGCGGACTTCCAGGAAGACCTGACCCTGTTCACGGCCGAACACGTCTTCGACTGGCACTTGGAGGACCGCAGCGAACTGGCGCCCTACGCCGAGGTCACGCGCCTACTCGCCGAACACGATTGGCCACGGCTCTACGACGCCGACGCGTTGCGCCAGGCCGACGTACCCGTCGCCGCCGCCATCTACTCCGACGACGCCTACGTCACCCGCGCCTTCTCCGAGGAGACCGCAGCTCTGCTGCCGCGGATGCGCGCCTGGGTGACCAGCGAGTACGAACACAACGGCCTTCGCTTCGACGGGGCAAAGGTTTTAGACCGGCTGATCGCGCTGGCCCGCGACGAAACCTACTGA
- a CDS encoding cupin domain-containing protein — protein sequence MTDQTDHGPAPYVVNIEEETLGNDTYRTTLWTGKNLQLTLMAIAPGDDVGLEVHEDHDQFLRIESGRGRAQMGPAKDNFTLDQEVGDDWAVLVPAGSWHNVTNIGDEPLKLYSLYAPPEHVHGTVHVTKADADADPNEH from the coding sequence ATGACAGACCAAACCGACCACGGCCCGGCTCCCTACGTCGTGAACATCGAGGAAGAGACCCTCGGGAACGACACCTACCGCACCACGCTTTGGACGGGTAAGAACCTCCAACTCACCCTGATGGCCATCGCGCCTGGTGACGACGTCGGCCTTGAGGTGCACGAGGACCACGACCAGTTCCTGCGTATCGAGTCCGGTCGGGGGCGTGCCCAGATGGGCCCGGCCAAGGACAACTTCACCCTTGACCAGGAGGTCGGCGACGACTGGGCCGTGCTGGTTCCGGCCGGGTCGTGGCACAACGTCACCAACATCGGTGACGAGCCGCTCAAGCTGTACTCCCTGTACGCGCCTCCGGAGCACGTTCACGGCACGGTGCACGTCACCAAGGCTGACGCGGACGCCGACCCGAACGAGCACTGA
- the hrpB gene encoding ATP-dependent helicase HrpB: MHFDLHRIGAQLSFSAVLPQLEAHLARPGAVVVQAPPGTGKTTLVPPAVANAVLGEAEVRNVGVAGKIVVTQPRRVAARAAARRLAYLTGGQIGELVGYTVRGERTCGTETIIEFCTPGVLLNRLLSAPDLPGTSAVVIDEVHERGLETDLLVGMLAEVRTLREDLRLVTMSATLDAPRFAALLGDPGHPAPIVTCDAATHPLQVRWQPASAPRLGPRGIERSFLDHVAVVAVAAREQAEGDALVFVPGALEVDHVVARIRQHAPAVEVLPLHGRLSAREQDVATSASSSRRPRIVVSTSLAESSLTVPGVRLVVDAGLSREPRRDSGRAMGGLVTRACSRDSAIQRAGRAARLGPGTVVRCYDEATFAAMAPHSTPQIAAADLTGAALALACWGTPAGAGLPLPDPPPTNAIEEAVQTLHGLGAVDELGQATPYGRELARAPVDPRLARALFDGTQLWGAELAAQVVAMVSSDLRAPDANLVRLLRELRAGRGAAAQTWAAETRRLTQLARRAPKARTVASDQASGANIPLPASDSQDYLVGALLGLAFPTRIARLVGETYLLASGTRAALPGSSSLTGHEWLAIAEVTVAPGRAGAGTGALIRAAAPLSEELAICVAAPLLSDEVRTQVQQRVTARRVKALGAIEITSAPVTPSPPQARQALAAAISTDPSMLAWSQSGTELRRRLAMLHHYLGQPWPDVSDDALAARLEQWLAPELDALAGGSFGGRPDRLELSDPLRRLLPWPAATRLEELAPQRLKVPSGSSVRITYPQDPRDRPVVAVKLQECFGWADTPRILDGAVPLLFHLLSPAQRPLAVTDDLASFWSGPYAQVRSEMRGRYPKHPWPVDPWSATPTARARRRP; this comes from the coding sequence ATGCACTTCGACCTGCACCGCATCGGCGCCCAGCTGAGCTTCAGCGCGGTGCTGCCCCAGTTGGAGGCGCACCTGGCCCGGCCCGGCGCGGTGGTCGTGCAGGCCCCACCCGGTACCGGAAAGACGACTCTGGTGCCACCGGCTGTGGCCAACGCCGTGCTGGGCGAGGCGGAGGTCCGCAACGTCGGCGTGGCCGGCAAGATCGTGGTGACTCAACCGCGCCGTGTCGCCGCTCGCGCTGCCGCTCGGCGGTTGGCCTACCTCACCGGAGGCCAGATCGGCGAGCTCGTCGGCTACACGGTGCGCGGTGAGCGCACCTGCGGCACCGAGACGATCATCGAGTTCTGCACCCCCGGTGTGCTGTTAAATCGCCTGCTCAGCGCCCCCGACCTACCGGGAACCAGCGCCGTAGTCATCGACGAAGTGCACGAGCGCGGCCTGGAGACCGACCTGTTGGTCGGCATGCTGGCCGAAGTGCGCACGTTACGCGAGGACCTTCGGCTGGTGACGATGTCGGCCACCCTGGACGCGCCTCGCTTCGCAGCCCTCCTCGGCGATCCGGGCCACCCCGCCCCGATCGTGACGTGTGATGCGGCCACTCACCCGCTGCAGGTCCGCTGGCAGCCGGCGAGTGCGCCGCGACTCGGCCCGCGCGGCATCGAGCGATCTTTCCTAGATCACGTGGCGGTGGTGGCCGTAGCAGCCCGGGAACAAGCCGAAGGCGACGCACTCGTTTTCGTCCCTGGCGCCCTCGAAGTCGATCACGTCGTCGCTAGGATCCGTCAACACGCCCCGGCCGTGGAGGTTCTGCCTCTGCACGGCCGCCTCTCGGCGCGCGAGCAGGATGTGGCCACTTCCGCCAGTAGCAGCCGAAGGCCCCGCATCGTCGTGTCTACCTCGCTGGCCGAGTCCTCCTTGACCGTGCCGGGGGTGCGGCTGGTGGTAGACGCGGGGCTGTCCCGCGAACCCCGGCGCGACAGCGGTCGCGCCATGGGCGGTCTGGTGACCCGGGCCTGCTCACGGGACTCCGCTATCCAACGGGCCGGCCGCGCCGCCCGGCTCGGCCCCGGCACCGTGGTGCGCTGCTACGACGAAGCGACCTTTGCCGCGATGGCGCCGCACAGCACCCCGCAGATCGCCGCAGCCGACCTCACCGGCGCCGCGCTCGCGCTCGCCTGCTGGGGGACACCGGCAGGTGCGGGCCTACCGCTGCCAGATCCGCCCCCCACCAACGCCATTGAGGAAGCAGTGCAGACCCTGCACGGTCTCGGCGCCGTCGACGAGCTCGGGCAGGCAACCCCTTACGGGCGAGAACTGGCCCGAGCCCCAGTCGATCCTCGCCTGGCGCGGGCACTTTTCGACGGTACCCAGCTTTGGGGTGCCGAGCTCGCCGCGCAGGTCGTGGCCATGGTCAGCAGTGATCTTCGGGCGCCGGATGCCAATCTGGTGCGGCTCTTGCGCGAACTGCGCGCCGGGCGGGGAGCCGCAGCACAAACGTGGGCCGCTGAGACCCGCCGACTCACCCAGCTGGCCCGGCGTGCGCCGAAGGCAAGAACGGTCGCCTCCGATCAGGCGTCAGGCGCCAACATCCCCCTACCGGCGAGCGACAGCCAGGACTACCTGGTGGGTGCACTTCTCGGACTGGCCTTCCCTACCCGGATCGCCCGCCTGGTCGGGGAGACCTACCTGCTGGCCTCCGGCACCCGAGCTGCGCTGCCTGGCTCGAGCTCGCTGACCGGTCACGAGTGGTTGGCCATCGCGGAGGTGACCGTGGCACCCGGGCGGGCAGGAGCCGGGACCGGTGCCCTCATTCGAGCTGCCGCGCCGTTGAGCGAAGAACTCGCTATCTGCGTTGCCGCGCCACTGCTGAGCGACGAGGTTCGAACGCAGGTACAGCAGCGCGTCACCGCGCGGCGGGTCAAGGCGTTGGGGGCCATCGAAATCACCAGCGCCCCCGTCACGCCCTCGCCCCCGCAGGCTCGGCAAGCGCTCGCGGCGGCGATCAGCACCGACCCGAGCATGCTCGCCTGGTCGCAGTCGGGCACCGAACTTCGGCGGCGGTTGGCGATGCTGCATCACTACCTGGGGCAGCCGTGGCCAGATGTCAGCGACGACGCGCTTGCAGCACGCCTTGAGCAGTGGCTCGCGCCGGAACTGGACGCGCTGGCGGGGGGCTCGTTCGGTGGGCGACCAGATCGCCTCGAATTGAGCGATCCGCTGCGTCGGCTACTTCCGTGGCCGGCAGCAACGCGGTTGGAGGAGCTGGCACCGCAGCGTTTGAAGGTGCCCAGCGGCTCGAGCGTACGCATCACCTACCCGCAGGACCCACGGGATCGACCCGTTGTGGCCGTCAAGTTGCAGGAATGCTTCGGGTGGGCGGACACGCCACGCATTCTCGACGGCGCCGTTCCGTTGCTCTTCCACCTGCTCTCGCCGGCGCAACGACCGCTGGCGGTCACCGATGATCTGGCCTCGTTCTGGTCCGGTCCTTATGCCCAGGTGCGCTCGGAGATGCGCGGGCGCTACCCCAAGCACCCCTGGCCGGTGGACCCGTGGAGTGCTACCCCGACGGCGCGGGCCCGGCGCCGACCCTGA
- a CDS encoding CsbD family protein, translating to MGIGDKISNAAEDMAGKAKEAAGKASDDKDLQAEGKGDQAKAEFKKAGESVKDAFKN from the coding sequence ATGGGCATCGGCGACAAGATCAGCAACGCAGCCGAGGACATGGCTGGCAAGGCCAAAGAAGCCGCAGGCAAGGCCTCCGACGACAAGGACCTTCAGGCCGAGGGCAAGGGCGACCAGGCCAAGGCCGAATTCAAGAAGGCCGGCGAGAGCGTCAAGGACGCCTTCAAGAACTGA
- a CDS encoding M15 family metallopeptidase, translating into MSLPARNRAAMCAAALMTGLGLLLPHSVAQASPSTDGSSPVASTRPGQEREPLTPAQVREQVAEAERMQKKLEATDAKLAAANAKLAALAARSNLLMDEVTAARSAQKVAERNEARQKAKLKKLAAETAAARRDLERMAYDAYVNGPGSLREVAALVDLVSGGEEGVAVGTTDYLSGERAADESRYAALTKAQQQVAQQAAKASAEREAATAKAVRAQQASAAAVAAQQKALIEMQQVAGNTRAALADLGVDAQGRFAGIDMATLSEVSTTPLCTQQNGVYANGMIPGSALCPISGAPGHMMRPEAARALSALREAYAQAFGQQMCMTDSYRSYAAQVDVKRRKPRLAATPGTSNHGLGLAVDLCGGIENFGTPQHEWMKQHAPLFGYFHPSWAQAGGSKPEPWHWEFAS; encoded by the coding sequence ATGTCGTTGCCTGCCCGCAACCGCGCCGCCATGTGCGCGGCGGCGTTGATGACAGGCCTCGGTCTCCTCCTCCCCCACTCCGTGGCACAGGCCTCCCCCAGCACCGACGGGTCGTCCCCGGTTGCCAGCACGCGACCTGGGCAAGAGCGGGAACCGTTGACGCCGGCGCAGGTACGCGAACAGGTCGCCGAAGCCGAACGCATGCAGAAGAAGCTGGAAGCCACCGACGCGAAGCTGGCTGCGGCCAATGCCAAACTCGCCGCGCTGGCAGCCCGCTCCAACTTGTTGATGGACGAAGTGACAGCGGCCCGGAGCGCACAGAAGGTCGCTGAGCGCAACGAGGCGCGGCAGAAAGCGAAGCTAAAGAAGTTGGCGGCCGAGACCGCCGCCGCCAGGCGCGACCTGGAGCGGATGGCTTACGACGCCTACGTCAACGGTCCGGGTTCGCTGCGCGAAGTCGCAGCGCTGGTGGATCTGGTTTCCGGCGGTGAGGAGGGTGTTGCGGTCGGTACCACCGACTACCTCAGCGGGGAACGCGCAGCAGACGAGAGTCGCTACGCTGCCTTGACCAAAGCCCAACAGCAGGTTGCCCAGCAGGCCGCAAAAGCCAGTGCCGAGCGCGAGGCTGCGACCGCTAAAGCCGTTCGGGCGCAGCAGGCCTCCGCGGCGGCGGTGGCTGCCCAGCAGAAGGCACTGATCGAGATGCAACAGGTTGCCGGCAACACGCGCGCAGCCTTGGCGGACCTCGGGGTTGATGCCCAAGGTCGCTTCGCCGGAATCGATATGGCGACGCTGAGCGAAGTGTCGACGACCCCGTTGTGTACCCAGCAGAATGGGGTGTACGCCAACGGGATGATTCCCGGAAGTGCGTTGTGCCCCATCTCAGGTGCCCCCGGCCACATGATGCGCCCGGAGGCGGCTCGAGCCTTGAGTGCCCTGCGTGAGGCCTATGCCCAAGCGTTCGGCCAGCAGATGTGCATGACGGACTCCTACCGCAGCTATGCGGCCCAGGTAGATGTGAAGCGACGTAAGCCGCGCCTGGCCGCAACGCCTGGAACGAGTAATCACGGCCTCGGCCTTGCGGTCGATCTATGCGGAGGTATCGAGAATTTCGGTACGCCGCAACATGAGTGGATGAAGCAGCACGCGCCCCTGTTCGGGTACTTCCACCCGTCCTGGGCGCAGGCCGGCGGCTCCAAGCCAGAACCCTGGCATTGGGAGTTCGCCTCCTGA
- a CDS encoding RNA polymerase-binding protein RbpA → MAERSLRGTNLSALSMETDENVVLSERQITRYVCSNNHVSELPFSIEADIPPVWECRCGLEAKLVDGPEVEGKPTKAARTHWDMLLERRSIPELEELLKERLELLRRSRGEKPSKTA, encoded by the coding sequence ATGGCAGAGCGATCGCTGCGAGGGACCAATCTCAGCGCCCTCAGCATGGAGACCGACGAGAACGTCGTGCTCAGCGAGCGCCAGATCACGCGCTACGTGTGCTCGAACAACCACGTCAGCGAGCTTCCGTTCTCCATCGAAGCCGACATCCCCCCTGTGTGGGAGTGCCGGTGTGGCCTGGAGGCCAAGCTCGTGGACGGCCCTGAAGTCGAGGGCAAGCCGACCAAGGCAGCACGCACCCATTGGGACATGCTTTTGGAACGCCGTTCGATCCCTGAACTGGAAGAGCTACTGAAAGAACGTTTGGAACTGCTGCGTCGGTCCCGGGGCGAGAAACCCTCCAAGACCGCCTGA